In a single window of the Paenibacillus sp. MMS20-IR301 genome:
- the moaA gene encoding GTP 3',8-cyclase MoaA has translation MEPLTDPFGRLHDYLRISVTDRCNLRCIYCMPAEGMQFQPQDEIMSYEEIAAVVQALAPLGLRKVRLTGGEPLVRRELEKLVSMIAAIPGIDDISLTTNGLLLPMKAASLKQAGLSRVNISLDSLRQDRFAMITRGGEVIKVLKGIEAAEAAGLSPIKLNVVLMKGINDDEIKDFIALTLDSPLNVRFIEYMPIGSSSDAWRQTYLPLETVVAACNEAGWSTEEADMPSGNGPSQNRRVAGAKGTFGLIHPVSEHFCDNCNRLRLTADGNIKACLYWADEYNVRPLISDPAAVQALFRQALGNKPHNHEMALALERKAQSHTPTTRRMSQIGG, from the coding sequence ATGGAGCCGCTGACGGACCCTTTTGGACGCCTGCATGATTATCTCCGGATTTCGGTTACAGACCGCTGCAACCTGCGCTGTATTTATTGTATGCCTGCGGAAGGAATGCAATTCCAGCCGCAGGACGAGATTATGAGCTATGAGGAAATTGCCGCCGTAGTGCAGGCGCTGGCACCGCTCGGACTGCGTAAGGTCCGGCTGACCGGAGGCGAGCCGCTGGTGCGCAGGGAGCTGGAGAAGCTGGTCTCCATGATCGCCGCTATTCCGGGCATTGACGATATTTCGCTGACCACAAACGGTCTGCTGCTGCCCATGAAGGCCGCATCCCTGAAGCAGGCAGGCTTGTCACGGGTGAACATCAGCCTCGACTCCCTGCGGCAGGACCGCTTCGCTATGATTACCCGCGGGGGCGAGGTAATCAAAGTACTGAAAGGCATTGAAGCTGCGGAGGCTGCCGGTCTCTCCCCCATCAAGCTCAATGTCGTGCTGATGAAGGGGATAAATGATGATGAGATTAAGGATTTCATCGCGCTAACGCTGGACAGCCCGCTGAATGTACGTTTTATTGAATATATGCCGATCGGCAGCAGCAGCGATGCCTGGCGGCAGACCTACCTTCCGCTCGAAACTGTAGTAGCAGCATGCAATGAAGCCGGCTGGAGCACCGAGGAAGCCGACATGCCTTCCGGCAACGGCCCTTCGCAAAACAGGCGGGTTGCCGGAGCCAAGGGTACCTTCGGACTGATTCATCCGGTAAGCGAGCATTTCTGCGACAACTGCAACCGGCTGCGGCTCACCGCCGACGGTAATATCAAGGCCTGCCTCTATTGGGCAGATGAATATAATGTGCGTCCGCTGATAAGCGATCCGGCTGCGGTACAGGCACTGTTCCGCCAGGCACTGGGCAACAAGCCGCATAATCATGAAATGGCGCTGGCGCTGGAGCGGAAGGCGCAAAGCCATACCCCTACCACCCGCCGGATGTCACAGATCGGCGGCTAA
- a CDS encoding molecular chaperone TorD family protein, translating into MTIPTVPSLVVPEAFSRWLESRGLIYQLLVDFYGRKPSLSLVAEWRGKREMSFAAEMTEGGREIKRYLCSQEPAMLRSICEKEKLEYTRLMNEHAVSPFVAREAAQLGREEEFCNVISDVYASAGVVFKKCGGEADDHIAIELEFMAVMHERMLYNSFSIRSAMELLEIQENFLEEHLLKWTPQFCKKLNAATDSPLYLGLSHMLEEFLPQDLHMLRAWKSSLESSAAAMV; encoded by the coding sequence ATGACTATACCTACAGTTCCATCACTTGTCGTGCCGGAGGCGTTCAGCCGCTGGTTGGAGAGTCGGGGATTAATATATCAGCTGCTTGTTGATTTCTATGGAAGAAAACCATCGCTTTCCCTGGTCGCTGAATGGAGAGGCAAACGCGAAATGAGCTTTGCTGCGGAGATGACCGAAGGCGGGCGGGAGATCAAGCGGTACCTGTGCAGCCAGGAGCCTGCAATGTTACGTTCCATCTGCGAGAAGGAGAAGCTCGAATATACACGCCTGATGAATGAGCATGCGGTCAGCCCTTTCGTAGCCCGTGAAGCGGCTCAGCTGGGCCGTGAGGAAGAATTCTGCAATGTGATTTCGGATGTATATGCTTCGGCGGGAGTCGTCTTCAAGAAATGCGGCGGCGAAGCTGATGATCATATTGCCATTGAGCTGGAATTCATGGCGGTTATGCATGAACGGATGCTGTATAACAGCTTCTCTATCCGCAGCGCGATGGAGCTGCTGGAGATTCAGGAGAACTTCCTGGAGGAGCATCTGCTGAAATGGACGCCGCAGTTCTGCAAGAAGCTGAATGCTGCGACCGACAGTCCGTTATATCTTGGACTCAGCCATATGCTGGAGGAATTCCTGCCGCAGGATCTGCATATGCTGCGCGCCTGGAAATCTTCGCTGGAGAGCAGCGCGGCAGCAATGGTGTAA
- the cls gene encoding cardiolipin synthase has translation MRRGLQAIVIIGALLAFYYFGFGIFGSTAGTVISIFSTLTVISIGLGIFMENRNPSTTMSWILLLALIPVLGLVFYFLFGQNVFKRRKYDKKAQRDLMAYERIENDALRMHQDWSVFSPARQKLIGLSQRLGRTPISFSSETRILTNGEETFGTLLLELRQAQHHIHMEYYIFRADHIGTRIQQILIEKARAGVAVRFMYDAVGSIQLSKAFLKELSDAGVQVAAYGNSTSFFSSRVNYRNHRKIVVIDGDVGFMGGLNVGDEYLSRSKTYGFWRDTHMLLRGEAVRTMQIIFLQDWMHTTGEKILEQDYLSPQLRFTTGDGAVQIIASGPDNERRALKNIFFSMITSAEKSVWIASPYFIPDEDILTALRVAAMSGLDVRLLFPAKPDKWLPFLASHSYFPALLESGVKIYEYEKGFIHSKLLIADGEIATIGTANMDMRSFHLNFEVNALLLQTESVSRIVADFERDLLSTREIIHETFMDKRLLERLLESAARLMSPLL, from the coding sequence ATGAGAAGAGGACTGCAGGCTATAGTTATCATAGGGGCTTTGCTGGCTTTTTACTATTTTGGATTCGGGATTTTCGGCAGCACGGCCGGGACGGTTATCAGTATTTTTTCCACGCTGACCGTCATCTCCATCGGGCTGGGGATTTTCATGGAGAACCGCAATCCGTCGACAACGATGTCCTGGATTCTGCTGCTGGCCCTGATTCCGGTGCTGGGACTCGTCTTCTATTTCCTGTTCGGGCAGAATGTGTTCAAACGGCGCAAATACGACAAGAAAGCCCAGCGCGATCTGATGGCCTATGAGCGGATTGAGAATGATGCCCTGCGCATGCATCAGGACTGGTCCGTGTTCAGTCCGGCGCGCCAGAAGCTGATTGGTTTATCACAGCGGCTGGGACGTACACCGATTTCCTTCAGCTCGGAGACGCGGATTCTCACCAACGGCGAAGAAACCTTCGGCACGCTGCTGCTTGAGCTGCGGCAGGCGCAGCATCATATTCATATGGAATATTATATATTCCGGGCGGATCATATCGGTACGCGCATTCAGCAGATTCTGATCGAAAAGGCGCGCGCAGGGGTAGCTGTCCGGTTCATGTACGATGCGGTCGGCAGCATTCAGCTCTCCAAGGCCTTCCTTAAGGAGCTGAGCGATGCCGGAGTACAGGTGGCCGCATACGGCAACTCAACCTCCTTCTTCTCCAGCCGGGTGAACTACCGGAACCACCGTAAGATCGTGGTCATTGACGGTGATGTCGGATTCATGGGCGGACTTAATGTCGGGGACGAGTATTTGAGCCGCAGCAAGACTTACGGCTTCTGGCGCGATACGCATATGCTGCTGAGAGGCGAGGCGGTGCGGACGATGCAGATTATTTTCCTGCAGGACTGGATGCATACCACCGGCGAGAAAATACTGGAGCAGGATTATCTCTCCCCGCAGCTGCGGTTTACAACCGGAGACGGGGCCGTGCAGATTATTGCCAGCGGGCCGGATAATGAGCGGCGTGCGCTGAAGAATATCTTTTTCTCCATGATCACCTCTGCGGAGAAATCGGTGTGGATCGCCAGCCCCTACTTCATCCCCGATGAGGACATCCTGACCGCCCTGCGTGTGGCGGCAATGTCAGGTCTGGATGTACGGCTGCTATTCCCGGCCAAACCGGATAAATGGCTGCCGTTCCTGGCTTCGCACTCCTACTTTCCGGCGCTGCTGGAATCCGGGGTGAAGATCTATGAATATGAGAAGGGCTTTATTCATTCAAAGCTGCTGATTGCCGACGGGGAGATCGCCACGATTGGCACAGCCAACATGGATATGCGCAGCTTCCATCTTAACTTTGAGGTGAATGCGCTGCTGCTGCAGACCGAGAGCGTCTCGCGGATCGTCGCGGACTTCGAGCGGGATTTGCTCTCCACCCGGGAGATTATCCATGAGACCTTCATGGATAAGCGGCTGCTGGAGCGGCTGCTGGAATCGGCCGCCCGGCTGATGTCCCCGCTGCTGTAA